Proteins from a single region of Oncorhynchus keta strain PuntledgeMale-10-30-2019 chromosome 20, Oket_V2, whole genome shotgun sequence:
- the LOC118399475 gene encoding endothelin-2-like, producing the protein MALSLNSLTIITLCVLLQEGFGLPVSSQTELHVQSPSQNSPHHTRVKRCSCSNWLDNECIYFCHLDIIWVNTPNKVIPYGLGSPLSRRRRSTGRCECAHPADRTCSGFCHNSSENPRFVVVSPSDQNLEQAVSSPDTTSSDLLTSLRNTVRSNMAAIEQAAPSRKKNAFRANRLNIG; encoded by the exons ATGGCTCTATCACTGAACTCTCTCACCATCATAACACTCTGTGTGCTCCTGCAGGAGG GTTTTGGGCTCCCTGTATCCAGCCAGACTGAGCTCCATGTCCAGTCCCCGTCCCAGAACAGCCCACACCACACCAGGGTTAAACGATGCTCCTGCAGTAACTGGCTGGACAACGAATGCATCTACTTCTGTCACCTGGACATCATTTGGGTCAACACTCCCAATAAGGTCATCCCCTACGGTCTTGGCAGCCCCCTGTCCCGACGTCGCCGCTCCACCGGGCGATGTGAATGTGCCCACCCAGCCGACAGGACCTGCTCCGGATTCTGCCACAACAG CTCAGAGAACCCCAGATTCGTAGTGGTAAGCCCCTCAGACCAGAACCTGGAACAGGCTGTTAGCAGTCCAGACACAACCAGCAGCGACCTACTGACCTCTCTCAG AAACACAGTCCGatccaacatggctgccatagagCAGGCTGCTCCCTCCAGGAAGAAGAACGCGTTCAGAGCCAACAGACTGAACATCGGgtag